A window of the Mus pahari chromosome 1, PAHARI_EIJ_v1.1, whole genome shotgun sequence genome harbors these coding sequences:
- the LOC110320469 gene encoding tripartite motif-containing protein 34A, which yields MASRGPTEIQEEATCLVCKGLLTEALILGCGHHVCQACLTRNKNAVINPRRKSSCPVCGTRFSLESLQAGTHLADVVERLREVKLNPDIRKKRDLCVHHGEKLLLFCKEDKKAICWVCERTQEHRGHHTFLWEEAVRECQENLQKALKRLRKEQEKVETLEADIKEDRLSWKSQIQTERQRIQTSFNQLRRILDKEEQRELKRLREEEQMILDSLAEAEAELAQQSQLVEELILDVERRCEWSDTELLQDMSGILKWSQIWTLKKPKAVSKKLKMVFQAPDLSGMLQKFRELGAVRAYWDDFTFNPENLNLNLILSEDHRQVTSVSIWPFKCCNNGILGSKCFSSGKHYWEVDVSEKNAWTLGVYTRKRTLRFDVRQRKSQPNGYHRYKPQNGYWVIGLQHGSKYSIFEDSSNCDPTVLNPFVAIPLHRVGVFLDCEEGIVSFFNVTNHGSLIYKFSQCCFSQPAFPYFNPWDCPAPMTLCPLNS from the exons ATGGCCTCAAGAGGTCCAACGGAGATACAGGAAGAGGCCACTTGCCTTGTCTGCAAAGGGCTTTTGACAGAAGCCCTGATTCTAGGCTGTGGCCACCATGTATGCCAAGCCTGCCTCACCAGGAACAAGAATGCAGTGATCAACCCCAGACGGAAAAGCAGCTGTCCTGTGTGTGGTACTAGATTCTCACTGGAAAGTCTACAGGCTGGTACTCATCTGGCAGATGTAGTAGAGAGACTCAGGGAAGTTAAGTTGAACCCTGACATTAGGAAAAAGAGAGATCTCTGTGTACACCATGGAGAGAAGCTCCTTCTCTTCTGTAAGGAGGACAAGAAGGCCATCTGCTGGGTTTGTGAGCGTACTCAGGAGCATCGTGGTCACCACACATTCCTCTGGGAGGAAGCAGTCAGGGAATGTCAG GAGAATCTCCAGAAAGCtctcaagaggctgaggaaggagcaggagaaggTGGAGACATTGGAAGCTGACATCAAAGAAGACAGACTTTCCTGGAAG AGCCAGATCCAGACTGAGAGACAAAGGATACAAACCAGCTTTAATCAGCTTAGAAGAATCCTGGacaaggaggaacagagagagctgAAAAGACTCAGGGAAGAGGAGCAGATGATACTAGACAGCCTggcggaggcagaggctgagctggCTCAACAGAGCCAGTTGGTGGAAGAACTTATCTTGGATGTAGAGCGGCGGTGTGAGTGGTCAGATACAGAGCTGCTGCAG gaTATGAGTGGTATCTTGAAATG GAGTCAGATCTGGACACTGAAGAAGCCAAAAGCAGTTTCTAAGAAACTGAAGATGGTATTCCAAGCTCCCGATCTGAGTGGCATGCTACAAAAGTTTAGAG AGCTAGGAGCTGTCCGGGCCTACTGGG ACGACTTCACATTTAATCCAGAAAACCTAAATTTGAATCTTATACTTTCAGAAGACCACAGACAAGTGACATCTGTGTCCATTTGGCCTTTTAAGTGTTGTAATAACGGTATCTTGGGCTCCAAGTGTTTCTCCTCAGGAAAACATTACTGGGAAGTGGATGTGTCTGAGAAAAATGCCTGGACCCTGGGAGTTTACACTAGAAAACGAACTTTAAGGTTTGATGTTAGACAACGCAAAAGTCAGCCAAATGGTTACCACAGATACAAACCACAGAATGGTTACTGGGTTATAGGGTTACAGCATGGATCAAAGTATAGTATTTTTGAGGATTCTTCCAACTGTGACCCTACAGTTCTGAACCCCTTTGTGGCCATCCCTCTCCATCGGGTTGGGGTTTTCCTTGACTGTGAAGAGGGCATAGTGTCCTTCTTCAATGTCACCAACCATGGGTCACTCATTTACAAGTTCTCCCAATGCTGCTTTTCCCAACCTGCCTTTCCATACTTCAATCCTTGGGACTGCCCAGCCCCCATGACCCTGTGTCCTTTGAACTCCTGA